The Arvicanthis niloticus isolate mArvNil1 chromosome 2, mArvNil1.pat.X, whole genome shotgun sequence genome includes a window with the following:
- the LOC117702584 gene encoding uncharacterized protein LOC117702584, whose translation MVTMQILLLTVVLILPSVESLFFRNPQYSVTLDQLLGKWYITHWVGNLPIPAKKKYTSLPPFIFVKNVIGKLEFRMNISKPIGCVQFKIYMDEDKYHSNIFYIWPKFSIVFIFIGGTDFAIAAHVGRFNAEVEKMTMLMGRSMALRPTVLLDFEDFVESLILNKTDIINPGYDDSCELSRQT comes from the exons ATGGTGACCATGCAGATTTTGCTGCTGACTGTGGTTTTGATCTTGCCCTCTGTGGAGAGTTTGTTCTTTAGGAATCCTCAGTACAGTGTCACTCTTGACCAG CTTCTAGGAAAATGGTATATAACTCACTGGGTGGGAAACCTGCCTATTCCTGCAAAGAAGAAGTATACCTCACTGCCTCCCTTCATTTTTGTCAAAAATGTTATTGGCAAGTTGGAGTTTAGGATGAACATCTC AAAACCCATTGGTTGTGTTCAGTTTAAGATATATATGGATGAAGATAAATATCATTCTAATATCTTCTACAtct ggCCAAAGTTCTCAATTGTCTTTATATTCATTGGTGGGACGGACTTTGCTATTGCTGCCCATGTAGGCAGATTCAACGCAGAAGTGGAAAAGATGACAATGCTCATGG GTCGAAGTATGGCACTAAGGCCAACAGTGCTATTGGATTTTGAAGATTTTGTAGAAAGCTTAATACTGAACAAAACAGACATCATCAACCCTGGATATGATG ATTCCTGTGAGTTGTCCAGACAAACCTAG